In Streptomyces sp. NBC_01426, one genomic interval encodes:
- a CDS encoding RluA family pseudouridine synthase, protein MSTIPEIRTLPVPDGLEGERVDAAIARMFGISRTKAADLAAAGKVSVDGSVVGKSERVHGGAWLEVEMPAPPRPVELVAEPVPGMEIVHDDDDIVVIMKPVGVAAHPSPGWTGTTVIGGLAAAGYRISTSGASERQGIVHRLDVGTSGLMAVAKSERAYTSLKNQFRERVVDKRYHALVQGHPDPMSGTIDAPVGRHPSADYKWAVTQEGKPSVTHYDLIEAFRAASLLDIKLETGRTHQIRVHMSAHRHPCVGDLTYGADPTVAKRLGLTRQWLHAVRLGFEHPSDGRWVEFESGYPADLQHALDVIRAESE, encoded by the coding sequence GTGAGTACGATTCCCGAGATCCGAACCCTGCCCGTTCCCGATGGCCTGGAGGGCGAGCGCGTCGACGCCGCCATCGCCCGTATGTTCGGGATTTCCCGGACGAAGGCGGCCGATCTCGCGGCCGCAGGGAAGGTGTCGGTCGACGGCAGTGTCGTCGGGAAGTCCGAGCGTGTGCACGGTGGCGCCTGGCTCGAAGTCGAGATGCCCGCGCCGCCGCGACCCGTGGAGCTGGTGGCCGAACCGGTCCCCGGCATGGAGATCGTGCACGACGACGACGACATCGTCGTCATCATGAAGCCGGTGGGCGTCGCCGCCCACCCGAGCCCCGGCTGGACCGGCACCACCGTCATCGGTGGCCTCGCCGCGGCCGGCTACCGGATCTCGACCTCCGGCGCCTCCGAGCGCCAGGGCATCGTGCACCGCCTCGACGTCGGCACGTCCGGCCTGATGGCCGTCGCGAAGTCGGAGCGGGCGTACACCTCCCTGAAGAACCAGTTCCGCGAGCGCGTGGTCGACAAGCGCTACCACGCGCTGGTGCAGGGCCACCCGGACCCGATGAGCGGCACCATCGACGCGCCCGTCGGCCGCCACCCCAGCGCCGACTACAAGTGGGCCGTGACCCAGGAGGGCAAGCCCTCGGTCACCCACTACGACCTGATCGAGGCCTTCCGCGCGGCCTCCCTGCTGGACATCAAGCTGGAGACCGGCCGCACGCACCAGATCCGCGTGCACATGTCCGCGCACCGGCACCCCTGCGTCGGCGACCTCACCTACGGCGCCGACCCGACGGTCGCGAAGCGACTGGGGCTGACCCGACAGTGGCTGCACGCGGTGCGGCTCGGTTTCGAGCACCCGTCGGACGGCCGGTGGGTGGAGTTCGAGAGCGGCTACCCGGCGGACCTCCAGCACGCCCTGGACGTGATCCGGGCGGAGAGCGAGTGA
- a CDS encoding GNAT family N-acetyltransferase, producing MTSYQVRVASCDADLAACFAVRTEVFVVEQSVPESIEYDAYDAIAVHVLAEGPDGEPLGTGRLLHGPEALGKTGAPEIGSLGRLAVAKSARGLGVGAALVRAIEAEAARLGLAAVDLGAQTHALAFYERLGYEAYGPEFQDAGIPHRSMRRRLP from the coding sequence GTGACCTCGTACCAGGTGCGCGTGGCCTCCTGCGACGCCGACCTGGCGGCCTGCTTCGCCGTGCGGACCGAGGTGTTCGTGGTCGAGCAGTCCGTGCCGGAGTCCATCGAGTACGACGCGTACGACGCGATCGCGGTGCACGTGCTGGCCGAGGGGCCGGACGGGGAACCGCTGGGCACCGGCCGGCTGCTGCACGGGCCCGAGGCGCTCGGCAAGACGGGCGCCCCGGAGATCGGCTCCCTCGGGCGGCTCGCCGTCGCGAAGTCGGCGCGCGGACTGGGCGTCGGCGCGGCGCTGGTCCGGGCCATCGAGGCGGAGGCCGCGAGGCTGGGACTGGCCGCCGTCGACCTGGGCGCGCAGACGCACGCCCTCGCCTTCTACGAGCGGCTCGGATACGAGGCCTACGGGCCGGAGTTCCAGGACGCGGGCATCCCGCACCGGTCGATGCGGCGCCGCCTGCCGTAG
- a CDS encoding Na+/H+ antiporter, whose amino-acid sequence MDQLALLFVLLLGAVVTVPLGDRLKLPSPVLMTIGGVVLALVPAVPNVDIPPEYILPLVLPPLLYASVQRTSWRQFAANVRPILLLAVALVFVTTAAVAAVAHAAVPGLPIAAAVALGALVAPPDPVAATAVAGALGLPRRMVSILEGEGLFNDVTAIVLYHVAIAAAVSGSFSWPDALGEFVLSAVVAVVVGLALGWATNRLMGRLGEVTLQIGLTLLVPFVAYVVAEELQGSGVLAVLTTALFLAEYATDADDVLGRLAGHTFWEIVDMLVTGVAFGLIGLELHHVFGVAGDRVGEMAGWAGIVVAVVVGVRLAWLLPAGWLAKKLHNRRDYDEEIPVSWRESVVMWWAGMRGVASVALALAIPLKVEGGDPFPARDQIIFIAFAVIMATLVCQGLTLPWLVRRLGVEADEDEEKETERRLAIRAAKAAKQRLKEIEEAEDLPEDLVETLYRRAYDVGARISPDMVDEERREAYAKRVERIRDVQRIQREMMSAARHEVLSARSEPGSNPEIVDRVLRHLDVRSLRSP is encoded by the coding sequence GTGGATCAGCTTGCTCTGTTGTTCGTGTTGTTGCTCGGCGCCGTGGTGACCGTACCGCTCGGGGACCGGCTCAAGTTGCCCTCGCCCGTGCTGATGACCATCGGCGGGGTGGTGCTGGCCCTCGTGCCGGCCGTGCCGAACGTCGACATCCCGCCCGAGTACATCCTGCCGCTGGTGCTTCCGCCGCTGCTGTACGCCTCCGTGCAGCGCACCTCCTGGCGCCAGTTCGCCGCCAACGTGCGCCCCATCCTGCTGCTGGCCGTGGCCCTGGTCTTCGTGACCACCGCCGCCGTGGCCGCCGTCGCGCACGCCGCCGTCCCCGGGCTGCCCATCGCCGCGGCCGTCGCGCTCGGCGCGCTCGTCGCGCCCCCCGACCCGGTCGCGGCCACCGCCGTCGCCGGCGCGCTCGGGCTGCCGCGCCGCATGGTGTCCATCCTGGAGGGCGAGGGGCTCTTCAACGACGTCACCGCCATCGTGCTCTACCACGTGGCCATCGCCGCCGCCGTCAGCGGCAGCTTCTCCTGGCCCGACGCGCTCGGGGAGTTCGTGCTCTCCGCCGTGGTCGCGGTGGTCGTGGGGCTCGCGCTCGGCTGGGCCACGAACCGGCTCATGGGCCGGCTCGGCGAGGTCACCCTCCAGATCGGCCTGACACTGCTGGTGCCGTTCGTGGCGTACGTGGTCGCCGAGGAACTCCAGGGCTCCGGGGTGCTGGCCGTGCTGACCACCGCGCTGTTCCTCGCCGAGTACGCGACCGACGCCGACGACGTGCTCGGACGCCTCGCCGGGCACACGTTCTGGGAGATCGTCGACATGCTGGTCACCGGCGTCGCGTTCGGCCTGATCGGACTCGAACTGCACCACGTGTTCGGCGTCGCGGGCGACCGCGTGGGGGAGATGGCCGGCTGGGCGGGGATCGTGGTCGCCGTGGTGGTCGGCGTACGACTGGCGTGGCTGCTGCCGGCCGGCTGGCTCGCGAAGAAGCTGCACAACCGGCGCGACTACGACGAGGAGATCCCGGTGAGCTGGCGGGAGAGCGTCGTCATGTGGTGGGCCGGGATGCGCGGCGTGGCCTCGGTGGCGCTGGCCCTGGCCATCCCGCTGAAGGTGGAGGGCGGGGACCCCTTCCCGGCGCGGGACCAGATCATCTTCATCGCCTTCGCCGTGATCATGGCGACGCTGGTCTGCCAGGGCCTGACCCTGCCCTGGCTGGTGCGCCGGCTGGGAGTGGAGGCCGACGAGGACGAGGAGAAGGAGACCGAGCGCCGGCTCGCGATCCGCGCCGCCAAGGCCGCGAAGCAGCGCCTGAAGGAGATCGAGGAGGCGGAGGACCTCCCCGAGGACCTGGTGGAGACCCTGTACCGGCGGGCCTACGACGTGGGGGCCAGGATCAGCCCCGACATGGTCGACGAGGAGCGGCGGGAGGCGTACGCGAAGCGGGTCGAGCGGATCCGGGACGTCCAGCGGATCCAACGCGAGATGATGTCCGCCGCCCGGCACGAGGTGCTGTCGGCGCGCAGCGAACCGGGGTCGAACCCGGAGATCGTGGACCGGGTGCTCCGCCACCTCGACGTCCGCAGCCTGCGCAGCCCCTAG